The Polyangium aurulentum genomic interval GCTCGGGTGGAAGCCCCGTTATGAAGATCTCGACACGATCGTCGGGCACGCGTGGGCGTGGCACGCTCGCTGAGGAATTTTCGCGCCGCGTCGTCACAAGATCCTTGACGTCGGCGGCAGGCTGGTTTCCCGTCTCCGGACATCACTTTCCGGAGCAGGAGATCGGTATGCGTTCACTCGGGCTCTCTCGCATCTCGCTCGCAGCCGCGATCTGCGCCGTCGGCGGCCTTTCTGCGCTCGCCACGAGCTGCAACGACACCGACATTCCACCCCCCACCACGGCGCCCCCGTCCCAGGATGCCGGGTTCCTGACCGTTCATTATTATCGCGCGTCCGAGAATTACGCGGGCAATACGCTGGTCCCCTCGTTCGGCTCGCCCGAGAGCACCCCGATCGAGCCCACGATCACCGACTCCTTCGGGGCCGTGTTCAAGGTCCCGCTCCGAACGGCCGCCAATGGCGTGATTTTCACCGTCGACGCGAGCGGCACGCCGGACGCGGGCGGCCAGCGCGAGGTGAAGCTCTCGGATGTCAGCGCACGGGAGGTCTGGGTGTTCGAGGAGAGCTCCCGCGTCTTCACCATCCAGCCCGCCATTCCCGCCGATGATTCCGCCATCGTCTACTACCGCCGCCCCGACGCCATTTACGATGGCTGGGGTTTGCACGCCTGGGGCGACGTCGCCGATCCGCCCACCTGGGACAGTCCCATTCCGAAGACGGGCGAGGACCTTTATGGCGCCTATTACATGGTCAAGCTCGCGCCGCCCGCGCAGAGCGTCAACTTCATCATCCACCAGGGCGACATGAAGGACCCCGGGCCGGATTTGACCATCCAGGTTCCCACGCACGGCCGGCGCGTGTGGGTGGGGTCCGGCGACGCGAATCTCTACACGTATCCGATCGCCCCGCCGCTCATCGACGCCGCGCGCGCGCACTGGGTCACGGCCGATACGATCGCGTGGGATTTCGCCGGCGACGAAGCCTTGCTCCTCGCCACCAAGTTCGCGCTGCATCACGCGAAATCCGGCGGCATCAAGGGCACGGACGGGGTGATCTCGGGCGCGGACGGGGCCCTCCAGCTCTTCTACGACCCGGCGGGCCTCGAGCCCGCGATCATAGAGCGCTTTCCGCACCTCGCCTCGTACAAGGCGCTGCGGCTCGGGGGCATCGACCCGACCAAGGCGGGCCAATTGCTGCAGGGCCAGCTCGTGGTCTCCGCCGAGCGCGCGGGCGCGCGCTTCGCCACGGGGGTGCAAATCCCGGGCGTGCTCGACGAGATTTACGCGTACGGCGGCCCGCTCGGCGTCACCTGGAGCAATGGCACGCCCACGCTCTCGGTCTGGGCGCCCACGGCGCAGAACGTGGCATTGCGCCTCTTCGCCGACGGCCAACCCGCGACCGAAGGCCAGCTCGTCCCGATGACACAGACCGAGCCGGGCGTGTGGAGCGTGGCGGGCGAGCCGGGCTGGAAGGGGCGATATTATCTTTACGAGGTCGACGTCTTCGCCCCCTCCACGGGCAAGGTGGAGAAGAACCTCGTGAGCGATCCGTATTCGCTCAGCCTGTCGACCAACAGCGCGCGCAGCCAGATCGTCGACCTGTCCGCGCCCGAGCTCGCCCCGTCCGGGTGGGATGCCCTCGCCAAACCCGCGCTCACGGGCCCCGAGGACGTCTCGCTCTACGAGTTACACGTGCGCGATTTCAGCATCCAGGACGCTACCGTGAGCGCGCCGAACCGCGGCACGTTCATGGCCTTCACCGAGAAAACCTCGAACGGCATGAAGCACCTCTCGGGGCTCGCGTCGGCGGGGCTCACGCACGTGCACCTCTTGCCCTCGTTCGACATCACGACCGTGAACGAGAACCGCGCCGAGCACCTCTCGCCCCCGGATCTGTCGGGGTATGCGCCCGACGGGGAGGAGCCGCAGGCCGAGATCGCGAAGATCAAGGGCAAGGACGGCTTCAACTGGGGCTACGACCCCTACCATTACACCGTTCCCGAGGGCAGCTACGCCACCGATCCCGAGGGCACGGCGCGCATCGTCGAGTTCCGCCGCATGGTGCAGTCGCTCAACGAGAGCGGCCTGCGCGTGGTGATGGACGTGGTCTACAACCACACGACGTACAGCGGGCAGGACGGCCGCTCGGTGCTCGATCGGATCGTGCCGGGGTATTATTACCGGCTCAATGCGGCGGGCGGCGTGGAGACCAGCACCTGCTGCCAGAACACGGCGACCGAGCACCGCATGATGGGCAGGCTCATGAAGGATTCGCTCGTCACCTGGGCGCGCGACTACAAGGTCGACGGCTTCCGCTTCGATCTGATGGGCCACCACATGAAGTCGAACATGCTCGAGGTGCGGGCCGCCCTCGACGCGCTCACGCCGCAGAAAGACGGGGTCGACGGGTCGAAGATCTTCCTTTACGGCGAGGGCTGGGATTTCGGCGAGGTCGGGAGCAACGCGCGGGGCGAGAACGCGACGCAGAAGAACATGGCGGGCACCGGCATTGCCACCTTCAATGACCGCATGCGCGACGCGGTGCGCGGCGGCGGCCCCTTCGATGCGGGCGAGGACCTGCGGCGCCAGGGCTTCGCGAGCGGGCTCTACCTCGAGCCCAACGCGCTCGACCAGGGCACGGTCGAGGAGCAGAAGGACAGGCTCTTGCAGGCGATGGATCTCATCCGCCTGGGGCTCACCGGCAACCTGAAGGATTACTCTTTCGAGGACCGCACGGGCACGATCGTGAGCGGCGAGCAGCTCGATTACAACGGCGCGCCCGCGGGCTACACGCTGGACCCGCAGGAGGCCATCACGTACGTCGAGGCGCACGACAACCAGACGCTCTTCGACATCCTGCAATACAAGCTGCCGGATGCGACCACGATGGAGAGCCGTGTGCGCATGCAGAACCTCGCGGTCAGCCTCACGGCGCTCGGGCAGGGCGTGCCCTTCTTCCACGCGGGCATCGACATGCTGCGCTCGAAATCGATGGACCGCGACAGCTACGACTCCGGCGACTGGTTCAACAGGCTCGATTTCACCTACGCCTCGAACAATTTCGGCGTCGGGCTGCCGATTGCCGAGGTGAACGAGCAGAACTGGTCGATCATGAAGCCGATCCTCGCGGACGCGGCGCGCAAGCCGGCCGAGAGCGACATTCTGCGGGCCGTCTCGCACATGCGCGAGGTGATGGAGATCCGCAAGAGCTCGCCGCTCTTCCGCCTGACCACGGGCGACGACGTCAAGGCGCGCGTGCGCTTCTACAACACGGGCAAGGACCAGACGCCGGGGCTCATCGTGATGGTGGTGAGCGACGAGGTGGCGGGCGCGCCGGACCTCGATCCGGGCACCGACGCGCTGGTGATCCTGTTCAACGCCGCGCCGGACACGATCGAATACACGCACGCCGATTTCACGGCCTCCGTGCTCGCGCTGCACCCCGTGCAGATCGCCTCGGAGGACGCGACCGTCAAGCTGTCCACCTTCGCCGCCGGCACGTTCTCGGTGCCGGGGCGGACGGCGGCGGTGTTCACGGGAATCGGGAACTTTCCAATGAACTGAGCTCAGGCGCTCGCGACCGGAAGGGCCGCGCCGTCGAGCACGACGAGGCCCTCCCTTCCGGCATGGCGCGTCGCCACGACATACGTCCCGTTCACGCGGATTCCCTCCCTCCCTGACCCGAGTCGCACGAGCACCTTCCCCGTGCCGCGCGCCTTTGCGCTGCGCTGGATCGTGATTGCGTCGCCCTCCACCGCGAATCGCTCGATATCTGCGCCCGGAAAGAGGTGCCCCTCGGAGCCCACCAGCGCGATCTCCCCGCCCGGCTCCTCGAGCAGGCAAATCGACGCGTGCGCGGGCAGCATGAGCGCCTCGCCCGCCGCGTGGAATCGGCCCTTGCGCGCCTCGTCGACCGAGAAGGCCGGCGCATCGAGCGAGCGGCGCGCGGGCAGCTCGGAGAGGTTCGCGAGCACGAGATAGCGCAGGGCGCCGATGCGGAAGCGGATCTCGTAGAAGCCGCCCGTCGTGTTGAACGAGGGCCCGGGCCCGACGAGGCGCACCGTGAGATCCTCCTTCGGCCGCGAGGGGAATGCGGACAGATAGAGCGCCATCGTGCGCGCGTCGTATTCGTCGAGGTCGTCGGAGGTGAAGACGAGGCTGCCGAAGACGTGGTTCAGGAGAAAGAGCGTGCCCTGCTCCCGCGCATCGAGCGGCCGGCGCTTGCCGTAGCGAAGCTCCTGGAGCGCGAGGGCGGGGTCGAATTTCTCGCCCTCGAAAGATAGCGGCCGCAGGAGGAAGACGTCGGGATCGTTGCGAAAAGCGAGCCCATCGAGCTGACGACGGCCGATCGCATTCTCCAGCGCAACGATGGTGGAGATCCCGTCGCGCAGGTTCGTCCCGCGCGTCATCGTGTTCCCCCATTCGTGCGCCACGTCGGGGCCGATGCGGCAATGGTCCACCCGCCCGAAGGCGGGCCCGAGCGGCACGCCGCAGCCGAGGATCTGCTTGTCCCCGCAGAGCTCGCGCAGAAACGTCATCGCCTCCGTCATGACCTCGCCGCGCGTCCGTTCGGGCCGCGGGCGAAGGCACGCGCCGTAGAGGAAGTCGAGCTTGACGAGGTCGAAGCCCCATTGCGCGAGCACGGTGTCGAAGACGCGCTTCAGGTGATCGCGAAGGCCAGGGTGCTCGATGTCGAGGCCATGGAAGTCGCCGCTCCAGAGGGCGCTGTTTCCCGCGGGGAGAGGCCGCCCGCGCGCGTCGCGCAGGAGCCACTCGGGATGCTCGGCGACGAGGCGCGATTTCTTCTCGGCGATGAAGGGCGCGAGCCATAGACCTGCCGACAGCCCGGCCGCGTGGATGCGATCGACGAGGCTCCGCATCCCGCCGGGAAACTTCTCGTTCACGACGAGCCAGTCGCCCACGGCCCCCTGCCAGCCGTCGTCGATCTGGAAGACGTCGATCGGCACCCCGCGCCGCACGAAGGCGTCGAGGTTCTTCAGGGCGATCGCCTCGGAGATGTTCGTGTAATGGTAATACCAGCTCGTCCAGCCCGTGCGCGGCGGCGCCGACGGCAGGGGCAGGCCGTTCTCCGCGAGGTGACGCGCGAGGTAATTGGAAAAGACGCGCGCCTGGGGGCCCCCATCGAGGTGGAGGCGGAAGGCCTTCCATTCCGCGCCCCGCCGCAGGACGAGGCCTGACGCGTCCTTTTCGATGACGACGCGGCCCTCGTCGGGATCGAAGTAGAAGACGGTGAACCCCTCGCCCTCGGAGAGCGAGCCGACCAGCTCGATCTCTTCCGCGCCCTCGCCGCGCGTGTAGGTGTACGTGAAGCCGTGGAGGTTCTTGCCGGGCCGCTCGGCGAAGTCGTAATCGCCGTATCGATTGAGACGAAAGATCCTCTCCAGCGCGGGCCGGAGGAGCGGCGGGAAGGGCGGGATCGCCTCCTCCGGACCGAACTCGCGCGAATCGGTCCAGGATTGGTAACCGTTCAGGAAAAATCGATCCGCGGGGAGAAACCTTCGGCGGTGCTCGAGGGCGATGCGCTCGACGGTGACGTCCGCGCGCGCTTGCACGGTGAGGTCGAAGCGGTCCTCCCCGCGCGTGACGTGGAGCCGCACATTCGCGTCCTCGACGATGCCTGGCCCCGCCTCGCCGAACCAGAGCACGGCATGCCCAGCAGGCGTGCGATAGCGCAGCTCGCCCCGGAGATTGGTCGCTCGCATGGAACGCGGCGAGCCTACCACGGCCACGTCAGTGGGAAGGTCCCGCGTAGGTCGACTCTCCCGAAACCCGCCCCGCCCATGCCATGGGGCTGCCCGCGGCGCCGGCCAGCGCCGCGGGGCCGATCACGATGATCCCGATATCGCCGCCCTTTCGCTGCACGACCTCGACGGCCCGTGCGGCGGCCTCGGCGGGCGTCGCGCCGGCTTCGAGCCAGCCATTCACCTCGCGCGCGAGCGCCGCCTCGATGATGCGCTCGCCCGTGCCCGTGGCCGCCGAGGCGCCATGGGGGCTCGCGAAGAGGCCCGCGCCATAGATGGGCACGTCGCCCACGCGCCCGCGCAAGGTGATGGCCGTGCCGCCCGTCGAGAGCGCCGTCGCGAATCGCCCATCGGACGCGCGCACCGAGACGCCCACCGTGTCGGCTCCGCGCTCCGCAGGCCCCTTCTGCTGCGCCCCGAGCCCCGATTCCTCGAGCGAGCGCTCGAAGTTCCAGTGCTTGCGCCAATCGAACGTCCTCCACGGCCCGGGCAGCGAGGGATCGTTGCGCCGGAGCGCGTCCTTCAAGCCGTCGGCCTTTGCGCGCATCTCGGGCGTGGCGGGATCGTAATCGGGCAGGCCCAGCGTTCGCGCAAAGCGGGTCGCCCCGTCGCCGACGAGCAACAGGTGCGGCGTGTCCATCACCGCGCGCGCCACGATCACAGGATTCTTCACGCGCTCGACGGCCGCGACGGCCGCGAAACGCCCGTCCGAGCGCATGATGGCCGCGTCCATTTGCACCGTCTCGCCGTCGATGCGGACGCGCGAGCCCGTCCCCGCATTGAAGCGAGGATCGTCCTCGAGCACCACCACGCCGGCCACGGCCGCGTCCACCGGATCGCCGCCCTTCTCGAGCACGTCGAGGGCCGCATCCACGGCCTTGCGGCAGCCGTCCGCATTCTGCGGCGGCGACCCGGCCCCCGCGTGCGCAATGGCGGCCGGCCGGTAGGGCGGAGGCGGCAAGCGCGCCTTGTCGGTCGCCTCGGGCGCGCGCGGCGGGGGCGGCTCGGCGCCGCAGCCCGCCAGCAGGATTGCCGTGAAGAACAGGAAGGACGCGAGCTTTTTCACGCGGGACAATCTAGGGCGCCTCCGGCTTCAGCCCAAGTTGCCGCGCGATCTCCTGGAACGTCTCGACCGCGGGGGTCGCAATGCGCTTCTTGTCGGGGCTGTCGTCATCGACGCGGAAGAGGCCGAACCGCGGCTCGAAGCCCTCGGCCCACTCGAAGTTGTCGAGGAGCGACCAGTGGAAATAGCCCCGCACGGGGACCCCCTCGCGCGCCGCGCGCACGAGCGCGTCGAAATGCGCCCGCAAGAAGGCCGGCCTGCTCATCCCGCTCCGATCGGCGATCCCGTTCTCGGTCACGTAGATCGGCAAGCCGAGCGAGCCATACCGCTTGAGCACGAGGTAGAGCCCCTCCGGATAGATGTCCCAG includes:
- a CDS encoding glycoside hydrolase family 36 protein, producing MRATNLRGELRYRTPAGHAVLWFGEAGPGIVEDANVRLHVTRGEDRFDLTVQARADVTVERIALEHRRRFLPADRFFLNGYQSWTDSREFGPEEAIPPFPPLLRPALERIFRLNRYGDYDFAERPGKNLHGFTYTYTRGEGAEEIELVGSLSEGEGFTVFYFDPDEGRVVIEKDASGLVLRRGAEWKAFRLHLDGGPQARVFSNYLARHLAENGLPLPSAPPRTGWTSWYYHYTNISEAIALKNLDAFVRRGVPIDVFQIDDGWQGAVGDWLVVNEKFPGGMRSLVDRIHAAGLSAGLWLAPFIAEKKSRLVAEHPEWLLRDARGRPLPAGNSALWSGDFHGLDIEHPGLRDHLKRVFDTVLAQWGFDLVKLDFLYGACLRPRPERTRGEVMTEAMTFLRELCGDKQILGCGVPLGPAFGRVDHCRIGPDVAHEWGNTMTRGTNLRDGISTIVALENAIGRRQLDGLAFRNDPDVFLLRPLSFEGEKFDPALALQELRYGKRRPLDAREQGTLFLLNHVFGSLVFTSDDLDEYDARTMALYLSAFPSRPKEDLTVRLVGPGPSFNTTGGFYEIRFRIGALRYLVLANLSELPARRSLDAPAFSVDEARKGRFHAAGEALMLPAHASICLLEEPGGEIALVGSEGHLFPGADIERFAVEGDAITIQRSAKARGTGKVLVRLGSGREGIRVNGTYVVATRHAGREGLVVLDGAALPVASA
- a CDS encoding isoaspartyl peptidase/L-asparaginase → MKKLASFLFFTAILLAGCGAEPPPPRAPEATDKARLPPPPYRPAAIAHAGAGSPPQNADGCRKAVDAALDVLEKGGDPVDAAVAGVVVLEDDPRFNAGTGSRVRIDGETVQMDAAIMRSDGRFAAVAAVERVKNPVIVARAVMDTPHLLLVGDGATRFARTLGLPDYDPATPEMRAKADGLKDALRRNDPSLPGPWRTFDWRKHWNFERSLEESGLGAQQKGPAERGADTVGVSVRASDGRFATALSTGGTAITLRGRVGDVPIYGAGLFASPHGASAATGTGERIIEAALAREVNGWLEAGATPAEAAARAVEVVQRKGGDIGIIVIGPAALAGAAGSPMAWAGRVSGESTYAGPSH
- the pulA gene encoding pullulanase-type alpha-1,6-glucosidase; this translates as MRSLGLSRISLAAAICAVGGLSALATSCNDTDIPPPTTAPPSQDAGFLTVHYYRASENYAGNTLVPSFGSPESTPIEPTITDSFGAVFKVPLRTAANGVIFTVDASGTPDAGGQREVKLSDVSAREVWVFEESSRVFTIQPAIPADDSAIVYYRRPDAIYDGWGLHAWGDVADPPTWDSPIPKTGEDLYGAYYMVKLAPPAQSVNFIIHQGDMKDPGPDLTIQVPTHGRRVWVGSGDANLYTYPIAPPLIDAARAHWVTADTIAWDFAGDEALLLATKFALHHAKSGGIKGTDGVISGADGALQLFYDPAGLEPAIIERFPHLASYKALRLGGIDPTKAGQLLQGQLVVSAERAGARFATGVQIPGVLDEIYAYGGPLGVTWSNGTPTLSVWAPTAQNVALRLFADGQPATEGQLVPMTQTEPGVWSVAGEPGWKGRYYLYEVDVFAPSTGKVEKNLVSDPYSLSLSTNSARSQIVDLSAPELAPSGWDALAKPALTGPEDVSLYELHVRDFSIQDATVSAPNRGTFMAFTEKTSNGMKHLSGLASAGLTHVHLLPSFDITTVNENRAEHLSPPDLSGYAPDGEEPQAEIAKIKGKDGFNWGYDPYHYTVPEGSYATDPEGTARIVEFRRMVQSLNESGLRVVMDVVYNHTTYSGQDGRSVLDRIVPGYYYRLNAAGGVETSTCCQNTATEHRMMGRLMKDSLVTWARDYKVDGFRFDLMGHHMKSNMLEVRAALDALTPQKDGVDGSKIFLYGEGWDFGEVGSNARGENATQKNMAGTGIATFNDRMRDAVRGGGPFDAGEDLRRQGFASGLYLEPNALDQGTVEEQKDRLLQAMDLIRLGLTGNLKDYSFEDRTGTIVSGEQLDYNGAPAGYTLDPQEAITYVEAHDNQTLFDILQYKLPDATTMESRVRMQNLAVSLTALGQGVPFFHAGIDMLRSKSMDRDSYDSGDWFNRLDFTYASNNFGVGLPIAEVNEQNWSIMKPILADAARKPAESDILRAVSHMREVMEIRKSSPLFRLTTGDDVKARVRFYNTGKDQTPGLIVMVVSDEVAGAPDLDPGTDALVILFNAAPDTIEYTHADFTASVLALHPVQIASEDATVKLSTFAAGTFSVPGRTAAVFTGIGNFPMN